A window of Mucilaginibacter sp. PAMC 26640 contains these coding sequences:
- a CDS encoding secretion protein HlyD produces MATQETETKKKPNKVLPIILGIVLIGGLIFGVKEYIYFSKHVDTDDAQIDGDISPVVARVGGYVDSITFEENTHVGKGQMLVKIDDRDYKLKVEQAQAAQTGASANIGVGQSQISTTAATSSSAKADVTSAAARLDKVRKDYARYANLVQDGSVTRQQFDQAKADLEVAQANYSAAQDRYKAALEQVATSRSQLKVVNTGVSQKQVDIDYANLQLSYTNVKSPATGIVSKKNVQIGQLVQAGQTLFSIVNDNSLYITANFKETQLEKIQNGQKVDLKVDAYPDLKVEGSVYNFSPATGAKFSLLPPDNATGNFVKVVQRVPVKIKITGSKEELAKLRPGMSVDVSVITKD; encoded by the coding sequence ATGGCAACTCAGGAAACAGAAACCAAAAAGAAACCAAACAAAGTTCTTCCTATCATATTAGGTATCGTACTTATCGGTGGTTTAATTTTCGGTGTAAAAGAATACATCTACTTCAGCAAGCATGTTGATACCGATGACGCACAGATAGACGGCGACATCAGCCCGGTTGTGGCACGCGTTGGCGGTTATGTGGATAGCATTACGTTTGAGGAAAACACACACGTTGGTAAAGGCCAGATGCTGGTTAAAATAGACGACCGCGATTATAAATTAAAAGTAGAACAAGCGCAAGCCGCGCAGACGGGGGCCAGTGCGAACATTGGCGTTGGTCAATCCCAGATCTCTACAACTGCAGCAACTTCATCAAGTGCCAAAGCTGATGTAACATCTGCCGCTGCACGTTTAGATAAAGTACGAAAAGATTATGCACGTTACGCCAACCTGGTGCAAGACGGATCGGTAACCCGCCAGCAATTCGACCAGGCAAAAGCCGACCTTGAAGTGGCACAAGCTAATTACAGCGCCGCACAGGACAGGTATAAAGCAGCCTTAGAGCAGGTAGCCACCAGCCGCAGCCAGTTAAAAGTTGTTAACACAGGCGTAAGCCAAAAACAGGTTGATATTGATTATGCTAATTTACAGTTAAGCTATACCAATGTTAAATCACCGGCTACGGGTATAGTATCTAAAAAGAATGTACAGATAGGCCAGTTAGTACAGGCAGGCCAAACCCTGTTTTCAATTGTAAACGATAACAGCCTTTACATTACCGCTAACTTTAAAGAAACTCAACTGGAGAAAATTCAAAACGGCCAAAAGGTTGACCTGAAGGTTGATGCTTACCCGGATTTGAAAGTAGAAGGATCAGTTTATAACTTTTCCCCTGCTACAGGTGCAAAGTTCTCTTTACTGCCACCAGATAATGCAACAGGTAACTTTGTTAAAGTGGTACAGCGCGTACCCGTAAAAATTAAAATAACCGGAAGCAAGGAAGAACTTGCCAAACTGCGCCCTGGTATGAGCGTAGATGTTTCGGTAATCACAAAAGACTAA
- a CDS encoding transporter, translating to MAILIIALLVTNPAAAQDRTITLDEAVKLGLENSKMLKASQSRIDQAVSQYEQAKDRALPTGKASFGYNRAQIPANHLKFGEEDLRLPGSANAYLGTLSLNQIIWAGNKLRYARESTNLLTQVARLDAVNNRDEIAINVINSYYNLYKVLQSQKVVQQNLATIDAQIKQSQRFFDQGLVTKNDVLRFQLQRSNIQLNGIDLENNRRIINYNMNILLGLPESTQLNIAQITEAERTPAPFTAYIDSAMAHRPELKQFDLRTQVAETNIKSIKANTSPTLSASGSAYYVGISGNPIPKSGNFITPISVGLTLGWDFGTLWTNKNKVNEARLQREEVVINKGITIDNVKNEVNQSYQNYQMAVDKINLLQTSINQATENNRILESKYKSNISSATDRADAQTLLYQAEINLELAKADAGLAYYNLLKSTGTLNK from the coding sequence ATGGCTATCTTGATTATAGCTCTGCTGGTAACCAACCCCGCCGCCGCGCAAGACAGAACAATCACGCTTGACGAAGCTGTTAAGCTTGGATTGGAAAACAGTAAAATGCTCAAAGCATCTCAATCCAGAATAGACCAGGCCGTATCACAGTACGAGCAAGCCAAAGACCGTGCATTGCCTACTGGTAAAGCCAGCTTCGGTTATAACCGCGCTCAGATTCCGGCCAACCATTTAAAATTTGGTGAGGAAGATCTGAGACTTCCCGGGAGTGCCAATGCTTATCTGGGTACTTTATCATTAAACCAGATCATCTGGGCGGGTAACAAACTACGCTATGCCCGCGAAAGCACAAACCTGCTTACACAAGTGGCACGGCTGGATGCAGTGAATAATCGTGATGAGATAGCGATCAACGTAATTAATTCCTATTACAACCTGTATAAAGTTTTGCAGAGCCAAAAAGTTGTTCAGCAGAATTTGGCCACCATCGATGCCCAGATCAAACAATCACAGCGCTTTTTCGATCAAGGCTTGGTAACTAAAAATGATGTACTTCGTTTCCAGTTGCAGCGCTCCAATATCCAGTTAAACGGTATCGACCTCGAAAATAACCGCAGGATCATCAATTACAACATGAATATCCTGCTGGGCTTGCCCGAATCTACACAGTTAAACATCGCCCAGATTACCGAAGCGGAAAGAACACCGGCACCATTCACAGCCTATATTGATTCTGCAATGGCACACCGCCCGGAGCTGAAACAATTTGACTTGCGCACTCAGGTAGCCGAAACCAATATTAAAAGCATAAAGGCAAATACATCTCCTACGCTTTCTGCATCCGGCAGCGCCTACTATGTTGGCATCTCTGGTAACCCGATACCCAAAAGCGGCAACTTCATAACCCCTATCTCTGTCGGCTTAACCCTTGGCTGGGATTTTGGCACGCTTTGGACCAATAAAAACAAGGTTAACGAGGCACGTTTACAGCGCGAAGAAGTAGTCATCAATAAAGGGATTACGATAGACAATGTGAAGAACGAGGTAAATCAAAGCTATCAGAACTATCAAATGGCGGTGGATAAAATTAACCTGTTACAAACATCTATTAATCAGGCAACAGAAAACAACCGCATTTTGGAATCGAAATACAAAAGCAATATTTCTTCTGCTACAGACCGTGCCGATGCACAAACCTTGCTTTACCAGGCCGAAATTAATCTGGAACTGGCAAAAGCCGATGCTGGCCTGGCTTACTACAACTTATTAAAATCAACCGGAACACTTAACAAATAA
- a CDS encoding LmbE family protein — MKRTLLFTLALFLTVKSLRAQTSPPADIAAIQQNLNKLNVLSSVLYIAAHPDDENTRLLAYLAQEKHYRTGYLSLTRGDGGQNLIGTEQGELLGLIRTQELLAARRVDGAEQFFSRATDFGFSKNPEETLKFWDKDKVLGDMVWVIRKFRPDVMICRFPTTGEGGHGNHTASAILAQEAFSAAADEKRYPEQLKHGVSTWQAKRLLWNTFNFGNTNTTSEDQFKINVGNYNPILGKSYGEIAAESRSNHKTQGFGSAKQRGDAFEYFKTILGDAPKADLMDGVVTNWSRIPGGGPIGEAIAVMRKNFNDDAPEASVPALVKLLDKVDMDFVNDKAMQTVRLKPGAVDDYTYWHQLKAKELKDLIAACAGLWFESYAAEPSYAVGDNIAINNQLINRNNADITAVTVNAGQGISKALNGLDNYRLPSGTVTNITLTENDISAPLKKISQPYWLETAHSIGSYHLANDTLAGPPENTDVPKVTYTFTINGKKISYQRNIVFKYVDPARGEIYQPLEITPPVTANVAELVYAFNKTQPQTVQVKLKAFTNANGSVSIKPVAGWKLSPEKIDFTGKKKGDEWTVAFSVSPTDSKPNTSTLEVIATANGKSFSQGLLNIKYNHVPAITIFPPAQAKLVNIDLKTAGKKIGYIAGAGDLVPDALREVGYDVHTLTENEVLNSDLSGYDAIITGVRAYNVNPRLNYEQPKLLEYVKNGGNLVVQYNNNNGLVTKEIGPYPFTVVNQRVTTEDSPVIILDESSPVLNYPNKITPDDFKGWIQERSVYMVSNIDGAYRAPLQMGDPGETQSNGSLIVANYGSGRFVYTSLVFFRELPAGIPGAYRLFVNLLSKPKK, encoded by the coding sequence ATGAAGCGTACTTTGCTCTTTACCCTCGCCTTATTTTTAACGGTTAAAAGCCTTAGGGCGCAAACTTCCCCACCGGCGGATATCGCTGCTATACAGCAAAATTTAAATAAACTAAACGTTTTGAGTAGCGTATTGTACATCGCTGCGCATCCCGATGATGAAAACACCCGGTTGTTGGCCTACCTGGCACAGGAAAAGCATTATCGTACAGGATACCTAAGCTTAACCCGTGGTGATGGAGGCCAAAACCTGATTGGGACAGAACAGGGCGAATTACTGGGACTCATTCGCACACAGGAATTATTGGCTGCGCGCAGGGTGGATGGAGCTGAGCAGTTTTTTAGCCGCGCTACTGATTTTGGTTTTTCTAAAAACCCGGAGGAGACTTTAAAATTTTGGGATAAGGATAAAGTACTGGGCGATATGGTTTGGGTGATCCGGAAGTTTAGGCCGGATGTAATGATCTGCCGTTTCCCTACTACCGGCGAAGGTGGTCATGGTAATCACACTGCATCAGCCATCTTAGCTCAAGAAGCGTTCAGCGCTGCGGCCGATGAAAAACGCTACCCCGAGCAGTTGAAACACGGTGTTTCTACCTGGCAGGCCAAACGCTTGCTTTGGAACACGTTTAACTTCGGCAATACTAATACTACGTCCGAGGATCAGTTTAAAATAAACGTAGGTAACTACAACCCTATATTGGGTAAAAGCTACGGTGAAATTGCTGCTGAAAGCCGGAGCAATCATAAAACGCAGGGTTTTGGCTCGGCCAAACAACGTGGCGATGCTTTTGAATATTTTAAAACCATTTTAGGTGATGCCCCTAAAGCCGACCTTATGGATGGTGTAGTTACTAACTGGAGCCGTATACCGGGTGGTGGACCTATTGGCGAGGCGATAGCAGTTATGCGCAAAAATTTCAACGACGATGCTCCTGAAGCGTCGGTGCCCGCATTAGTAAAATTGCTGGATAAGGTTGACATGGATTTTGTTAATGATAAGGCGATGCAAACGGTAAGGTTAAAACCAGGCGCAGTTGATGACTATACTTACTGGCACCAGTTGAAAGCCAAAGAATTAAAAGATCTGATAGCCGCCTGCGCGGGGTTGTGGTTTGAAAGTTACGCGGCTGAACCCAGCTATGCTGTAGGTGATAATATAGCGATCAATAATCAGCTCATTAACCGCAACAACGCTGATATTACTGCCGTTACCGTAAACGCCGGGCAGGGCATAAGCAAAGCTTTGAACGGGTTAGATAATTATCGTTTGCCTTCCGGAACAGTTACCAATATCACTTTAACAGAAAATGATATTTCCGCACCGCTAAAAAAAATATCACAACCCTATTGGCTTGAAACAGCACATAGTATAGGCTCCTATCATCTTGCCAACGACACACTCGCTGGGCCTCCAGAAAATACCGATGTACCTAAGGTGACTTACACATTTACAATCAACGGTAAAAAGATTAGTTACCAGCGCAACATTGTCTTTAAATACGTAGATCCCGCCCGTGGCGAGATCTACCAGCCATTGGAAATTACGCCGCCTGTTACTGCTAATGTTGCTGAACTGGTTTACGCTTTTAACAAAACACAGCCACAAACCGTACAGGTAAAATTAAAAGCTTTCACTAATGCTAACGGCAGTGTCAGCATCAAGCCGGTTGCAGGGTGGAAGCTAAGCCCCGAAAAAATTGATTTTACCGGGAAGAAAAAAGGCGATGAATGGACGGTTGCGTTCAGCGTTTCCCCTACTGACAGTAAGCCCAATACCAGCACCCTGGAAGTCATCGCGACTGCAAATGGTAAATCTTTTTCCCAGGGCTTGCTTAACATCAAATACAACCACGTACCGGCTATAACCATCTTTCCGCCGGCGCAAGCAAAACTGGTAAATATCGACCTCAAGACAGCGGGCAAAAAAATAGGCTATATTGCCGGCGCAGGTGATTTGGTACCCGATGCCTTGCGCGAAGTTGGCTATGATGTACACACGCTTACGGAGAACGAGGTACTTAATAGCGACCTGAGCGGCTATGATGCCATCATTACAGGTGTACGTGCTTATAATGTTAATCCCCGCCTTAACTATGAGCAGCCTAAATTACTGGAGTATGTAAAAAATGGCGGCAACCTGGTAGTGCAGTACAATAACAACAACGGATTAGTTACCAAAGAGATTGGTCCGTACCCGTTTACGGTAGTTAATCAGCGCGTTACCACAGAAGACTCGCCTGTTATTATTTTGGATGAAAGCAGCCCGGTATTAAACTATCCTAACAAAATAACGCCGGATGATTTTAAGGGCTGGATCCAGGAGCGGAGTGTTTATATGGTAAGCAATATAGACGGAGCATACAGAGCGCCGCTGCAAATGGGGGATCCCGGCGAAACGCAAAGCAATGGATCCTTAATCGTGGCAAATTATGGGTCGGGCAGGTTTGTTTACACGTCGCTGGTATTTTTTAGGGAATTACCTGCAGGTATCCCGGGTGCTTACCGCCTGTTTGTGAATTTATTAAGCAAGCCAAAGAAATAA
- a CDS encoding sodium:solute symporter, giving the protein MSLTDWIVLGCTLLAIVAYGVFKSGSNKNIDQYLGSRSLPWYHVGLSVMATQASAITFLSAPGQAYSDGMRFVQFYFGLPLAMIVLCITFVPIFHKLKVYTAYEFLEQRFDLKTRTLTSLLFLTQRGLSTGITIYAPSIILSGILHINITYTTLFIGGLVLFYTVYGGSKAVSYTQLLQMTIIFSGMFLAGVFVVILMPKDVGFIKSIKLAGNLGRMNVIDWKFDPNNRYNIWSGIIGGFFLQLAYFGTDQSQVGRYLTGSSVEQSRLGLIMNGLLKIPMQFLILLVGVLVFSFYQFTRPPVFFNNYEVEQVKSSPYATQYNYLEQEYAQAFKQKKEKAAALISAFDTDDKGKISRAQDALKVANVQAGIIRQDAIAVIKKNNANANVDDTNYIFLTFVTQYLPKGLIGLLIAIIFLASMGSTASGLNSLASTSVVDLYKRIINPNATDKNYVIASRVATIFWGLVCIIMALYASKIGNLLEAVNQLGSYIYGTVLGVFVVAFYLKWIKGTPVFIAAVITEIIICVMGYFNVVAYLWLNVVGCLGVMIIAAILNALINPKSSVSTNG; this is encoded by the coding sequence ATGAGCTTAACCGACTGGATAGTATTAGGCTGCACACTGCTGGCCATAGTTGCCTACGGCGTTTTTAAAAGCGGCAGCAATAAAAATATCGACCAGTACCTTGGCAGCCGCTCATTGCCATGGTACCACGTGGGCCTTTCGGTAATGGCTACGCAGGCCAGCGCAATTACTTTTCTTTCAGCACCTGGCCAGGCTTACAGTGATGGAATGCGCTTTGTGCAGTTCTACTTTGGGCTGCCACTGGCCATGATTGTGTTGTGCATTACTTTTGTCCCCATATTTCATAAGCTTAAAGTATACACGGCTTACGAATTCCTGGAACAGCGCTTTGATCTCAAAACCCGCACGCTCACTTCTCTGTTATTTTTAACCCAGCGAGGGCTGTCTACCGGGATAACAATTTATGCGCCGTCCATTATCCTCTCGGGTATTTTACATATTAATATTACTTATACCACCTTATTTATTGGCGGCTTAGTGCTGTTTTATACCGTTTATGGCGGGTCTAAGGCAGTATCTTACACCCAGTTGCTGCAAATGACTATCATCTTTTCGGGGATGTTTTTGGCCGGAGTGTTTGTAGTGATATTGATGCCAAAGGACGTAGGTTTTATCAAATCCATAAAACTGGCGGGCAACCTTGGCCGTATGAATGTGATTGACTGGAAATTTGACCCCAATAATCGTTATAATATCTGGAGCGGAATCATTGGGGGCTTTTTTTTGCAACTGGCGTATTTCGGTACCGATCAGAGCCAGGTAGGCCGGTACCTCACCGGCAGCTCTGTTGAGCAAAGCCGGTTGGGGCTGATCATGAATGGTTTACTGAAAATTCCGATGCAGTTTCTGATCCTGCTGGTTGGCGTATTAGTTTTTAGCTTTTATCAATTTACCCGGCCTCCTGTGTTTTTTAACAATTACGAGGTGGAGCAGGTAAAAAGTAGTCCGTATGCAACTCAATACAACTACCTGGAACAGGAATATGCGCAGGCCTTCAAGCAAAAGAAAGAAAAGGCAGCCGCACTAATCAGTGCCTTTGACACCGACGATAAAGGTAAGATATCCCGTGCGCAGGATGCTTTAAAAGTAGCCAATGTGCAGGCGGGTATTATAAGGCAGGACGCCATAGCCGTGATAAAAAAGAACAACGCCAATGCTAATGTTGACGATACCAACTACATATTTCTCACGTTTGTTACGCAGTATTTACCAAAAGGCTTAATCGGGCTACTAATAGCAATTATCTTTTTGGCCTCCATGGGATCAACGGCCAGCGGCTTGAACTCACTGGCATCAACCAGCGTGGTTGATCTGTATAAGCGAATTATTAATCCCAATGCAACTGATAAAAACTATGTAATTGCATCGCGGGTGGCCACTATCTTTTGGGGCCTGGTTTGTATCATAATGGCACTGTATGCAAGTAAAATAGGAAATTTGCTGGAGGCAGTAAATCAGCTGGGATCTTATATTTACGGAACGGTGCTGGGCGTTTTTGTTGTTGCCTTTTATTTAAAGTGGATAAAGGGTACGCCGGTATTTATAGCTGCGGTTATTACCGAGATTATTATTTGCGTTATGGGGTATTTTAATGTAGTAGCCTACCTGTGGCTCAACGTTGTAGGCTGTCTTGGAGTGATGATCATTGCAGCGATTTTAAACGCCCTGATAAATCCTAAATCTTCTGTTTCTACTAATGGCTGA
- a CDS encoding pseudouridine synthase: MRYYFHIGYLGSNYKGWQKHPDGIGVQQVLEIALSQIFKTPMFITGCGRTDAGVHACQFFFHVNIEKAWDFDLVFRLNNVLPDDISVFDIIPIDAGAHARFDAVERSYDYFIHTYKDPFLNGFSSYYEIKNWDLEPMQRAADLLLQYEDYRAFCKMPDRNEHTICRISEAQLFTDLSGKRLRFHISANRFLGRMVRVITGKLIDIGTGKLTVDEFESHLKDPMLPQVIKPAYPQGLYLSKIKYPYLDIPVQSDFHGQMVGIVQKAVG; encoded by the coding sequence TTGCGTTATTATTTCCATATCGGCTACCTTGGATCTAACTATAAAGGTTGGCAAAAACATCCTGACGGCATCGGCGTACAGCAGGTTTTAGAAATAGCCTTAAGCCAGATTTTTAAAACCCCAATGTTTATAACAGGTTGCGGCCGTACTGATGCCGGTGTGCATGCATGCCAGTTTTTTTTTCATGTTAATATAGAAAAGGCCTGGGATTTCGACCTGGTGTTCAGGCTGAACAACGTGTTGCCTGATGATATTTCGGTTTTCGATATTATACCCATTGATGCAGGCGCTCACGCTCGCTTTGATGCGGTAGAACGCTCGTATGATTATTTTATCCATACCTATAAAGATCCATTCCTAAATGGCTTCAGTTCTTATTACGAAATAAAAAACTGGGATTTGGAGCCGATGCAGCGGGCCGCTGACCTTTTATTGCAATACGAGGATTACCGCGCTTTCTGCAAAATGCCGGACCGAAATGAACACACCATTTGCAGGATAAGTGAAGCGCAGCTTTTTACAGATCTTTCTGGGAAAAGGTTGCGTTTTCATATTTCCGCCAATCGTTTTTTGGGACGGATGGTGCGGGTTATTACCGGTAAGCTCATCGATATAGGCACCGGGAAATTAACGGTTGATGAATTTGAGTCGCATTTAAAAGACCCCATGTTGCCGCAAGTAATCAAGCCGGCCTATCCGCAGGGCCTGTATCTTAGTAAAATAAAGTACCCTTATCTTGATATCCCGGTGCAAAGTGATTTTCACGGGCAAATGGTTGGGATAGTTCAAAAGGCGGTTGGATAA
- a CDS encoding MBL fold hydrolase, protein MATVQAFENNPYQENTYILYDDTRECVIIDPGMYTSAEQNTVVNFIKDNQLKPVLLLNTHCHVDHVLGNRFVFDQYGLKPKFHKGESDVLEAVIAYAPAMGFRYDASPLPDEYLPETGSVKFGNTELELIFAPGHSPAHLCYYDRAANILIGGDVLFRNSIGRTDLPGGNYSQLVKSIEENLFTLDPDCTVYPGHGPATTIGYEKQFNPYL, encoded by the coding sequence ATGGCGACCGTTCAAGCATTTGAAAATAATCCTTACCAGGAAAACACATACATCTTATACGACGATACCCGCGAATGTGTAATTATCGACCCGGGAATGTACACTTCGGCCGAGCAAAACACGGTAGTCAATTTCATAAAAGATAACCAGTTAAAGCCCGTATTGCTATTGAATACCCACTGCCATGTAGACCATGTTTTGGGTAACCGTTTTGTTTTTGATCAGTACGGCCTAAAGCCTAAATTCCATAAAGGAGAATCGGATGTATTAGAGGCCGTAATTGCTTATGCACCGGCTATGGGTTTCAGGTACGATGCTTCTCCGTTGCCTGATGAGTACCTGCCCGAAACTGGTAGTGTTAAATTTGGCAATACCGAATTGGAACTGATTTTTGCGCCAGGACATTCACCAGCGCATTTGTGTTATTATGACCGTGCGGCGAATATCCTTATCGGTGGTGATGTACTTTTCCGTAACAGCATCGGCCGGACCGATCTGCCCGGCGGCAATTATTCGCAACTTGTTAAAAGCATTGAAGAAAACCTTTTCACACTTGATCCGGATTGCACGGTTTATCCCGGTCACGGACCCGCGACCACCATTGGGTACGAGAAACAATTTAACCCATATCTATAA
- a CDS encoding peptidase M61 yields the protein MKKIFTLAVVSLIAASAFAQKQRPVYYTISFPNAVHHEAEIVLTLPQLTGSTLRVHMSRSSPGRYATAEFGKNIYNLKAVGADDRPLIIKQLEGEVYEIQQTTETVKISYTLFGNWTDGTYASIDASHAHLNMPATIMWAEGQDERPIRVQFNDANKYGWKVATQLKSEGDNVYSAPNLQYLMDSPAELSAYKTNSWTVNNNGKDEKINLTVHADDDQAVVDNFAKMVQKVVLEEKAVFGELPTYDYGEYTFLQDVHPNTSGDGMEHRNSTVIVQPAPKIAGFETRLIGTFSHEYFHSWNVKRIRPKSLEPFNFTHANMSSELWFAEGFTQYYGEMLLARAGINSVDEYTRTIAGLVNQAVNTPGAAKYSPAEASRYAVFADAGVSIDPNNQPNMFTSYYTYGGATALALDLRLRSEFNLTLDDYMRKVWLSRGKVMKPYTIADLQSDLAAVTNNPKFAADFFKRYINGTEKNNYEALLAKAGMVLRRSAPGKAWVGSVNSFGGRGRSGQARTTTEGLAISANSIAGTPIYKAGIDAGDVIIQADGKETKDEATFMEVVNSKKPGDKISITYKNRAGEHTATITTEESPAYEVLTLEKAGKTPTAEQLTFRTNWLSSKVK from the coding sequence ATGAAAAAAATATTTACGCTTGCAGTAGTCTCTTTAATAGCAGCGTCGGCATTTGCGCAAAAACAAAGGCCGGTTTATTATACCATTTCGTTTCCTAATGCAGTACACCATGAAGCGGAGATTGTGCTTACGCTACCACAATTAACGGGGAGCACGCTTAGGGTTCACATGAGCCGCTCATCTCCGGGGCGATACGCTACCGCAGAATTTGGGAAAAATATTTACAATTTGAAAGCTGTAGGAGCAGATGATAGGCCGTTAATTATAAAACAACTGGAGGGTGAGGTATATGAAATACAGCAGACTACAGAAACGGTAAAAATCAGCTATACCCTATTTGGGAACTGGACCGATGGTACCTACGCCAGTATAGATGCGAGCCATGCCCACCTGAATATGCCCGCCACTATTATGTGGGCAGAGGGACAGGACGAGCGGCCGATTAGGGTGCAATTTAATGATGCCAACAAATACGGTTGGAAAGTGGCCACCCAGTTGAAAAGCGAAGGTGATAATGTTTACAGCGCCCCCAATCTGCAATATCTGATGGATAGCCCTGCAGAGCTATCGGCTTACAAAACAAACAGCTGGACGGTTAATAATAACGGCAAAGATGAGAAGATCAACTTAACGGTACACGCTGATGATGACCAGGCAGTTGTGGATAACTTTGCGAAAATGGTGCAGAAGGTAGTGTTGGAAGAAAAAGCGGTTTTCGGCGAATTGCCAACCTATGATTATGGCGAATACACATTTTTGCAGGATGTTCATCCTAACACATCCGGCGACGGAATGGAGCACCGTAACTCTACAGTTATCGTACAGCCGGCGCCAAAAATTGCAGGTTTTGAGACCAGACTGATCGGCACATTTTCGCATGAGTATTTCCACAGCTGGAATGTAAAACGCATCCGCCCCAAATCATTGGAACCGTTTAACTTTACGCACGCCAATATGAGCAGTGAGCTTTGGTTTGCAGAAGGCTTTACCCAATACTATGGTGAAATGCTGCTGGCCCGGGCCGGGATAAATAGCGTTGACGAATACACCCGCACTATTGCCGGCTTAGTTAACCAGGCCGTCAACACTCCCGGGGCCGCTAAATATTCCCCTGCTGAGGCAAGCCGCTACGCGGTATTTGCGGATGCAGGTGTATCAATCGATCCAAATAATCAGCCTAATATGTTTACCAGCTATTATACTTACGGCGGTGCAACAGCTTTGGCGCTTGATCTGCGCCTGCGCAGCGAATTCAATTTAACATTGGATGACTACATGCGCAAAGTGTGGCTAAGCCGGGGGAAGGTTATGAAACCCTACACTATTGCTGACCTGCAGAGTGACCTTGCCGCTGTAACTAATAATCCAAAATTTGCTGCAGACTTTTTTAAACGTTACATTAACGGAACAGAAAAAAATAATTACGAGGCTTTGCTGGCCAAAGCGGGGATGGTATTGCGCAGGTCGGCACCGGGTAAAGCCTGGGTAGGTTCAGTTAACTCATTTGGAGGGCGCGGGCGGTCGGGCCAGGCACGTACCACAACTGAAGGGCTGGCGATCAGCGCTAATTCAATAGCGGGTACACCAATTTACAAAGCAGGAATTGATGCGGGCGATGTAATCATACAGGCCGACGGCAAGGAGACAAAAGACGAAGCCACTTTTATGGAGGTTGTGAATAGCAAAAAACCGGGCGATAAAATTAGCATTACTTACAAAAATCGCGCGGGTGAACATACTGCCACTATTACCACCGAAGAAAGCCCGGCCTATGAAGTATTGACTTTAGAGAAAGCTGGCAAAACACCAACGGCAGAACAACTTACTTTCCGCACAAACTGGTTATCATCAAAAGTAAAATAA